The following are from one region of the Salvia splendens isolate huo1 chromosome 2, SspV2, whole genome shotgun sequence genome:
- the LOC121763058 gene encoding uncharacterized protein LOC121763058, protein MPLLTPIHHPRPPPSLGAAASPLRRPRIRLKQLGFYPINPVREGEIYTFAGQIGFDRRLKLQVSPFRIWFQISVKKRFRCEITLRRKTRGTVKRMTTVLKLGFGWERMSSFFLLLPPPPDEIFENGGFNVRRRVLMSEGRFQSTGLKRK, encoded by the exons ATGCCGCTGCTGACTCCGATTCATCACCCGCGTCCACCGCCGTCGCTCGGCGCCGCTGCGTCGCCGCTCCGGCGGCCTCGAATTCGTTTGAAACAACTCGGTTTCTACCCGATTAACCCCGTAAG AGAGGGTGAGATTTATACCTTCGCTGGACAAATCGGCTTTGACAGGAGATTGAAGCTTCAGGTTTCCCCCTTCCGGATTTGGTTCCAAATTTCTGTTAAGAAAAGGTTCCGGTGTGAAATCACCTTACGAAGAAAAACAAGGGGAACCGTGAAAAGAATGACTACCGTGTTGAAATTAGGATTTGGTTGGGAAAGGATGAGCTCCTTCTTCCTACTGCTCCCTCCGCCGCCTGATGAAATTTTTGAG AATGGAGGATTCAACGTGAGGAGAAGGGTTCTGATGTCGGAAGGAAGATTTCAGAGTACTGGGCTCAAAAGGAAATGA